The proteins below are encoded in one region of Hordeum vulgare subsp. vulgare chromosome 3H, MorexV3_pseudomolecules_assembly, whole genome shotgun sequence:
- the LOC123443264 gene encoding VAN3-binding protein: protein MEECLDHHQQQQKSSNGQLQRLEGIEEEGGPAPAEKWPPTTVRAPETPTETMEFLARSWSLSAAEISKALKVLSSKGVCDIPDVGVVAGAGKEQRSPPPPLDATMAAAQAGGGVPSPPFSPRAGNMDAQLLRAAAGAAVAGRAGGKTTMGAWIKEQKEKKRAEARSRNAQAYAATSVAGVAAAVAALVAGAVFSPSPPPPPAARRSDSGAKTAAAIASAAALVASHCVEMAQAMGASHDQILGSIQSAVNAQASGDIMALTAGAATALRGAAMLRARLHKEIQATALPGDAGRASSERDISPLIFVSRGGELLKRTRQGILHWKLVTAYIDPNFQVVIKMKSAHMAGTFIKTKKCVVVDVRSEVAAWAGREREVDEGGRRRGYFGVRTEERVIEFECRSRQEQHKWVQGITEMLNRRDNMNLNLNTTRLVD, encoded by the exons ATGGAAGAATGCCTtgatcatcatcagcagcagcagaagaGCAGCAATGGCCAGCTCCAGAGGCTGGAGGGCATTGAGGAGGAAGGCGGACCGGCCCCGGCGGAGAAGTGGCCTCCGACGACGGTGCGGGCGCCGGAGACCCCGACGGAGACCATGGAGTTCCTCGCAAGGTCCTGGAGCCTTTCGGCCGCGGAGATATCCAAGGCGCTCAAGGTGCTGAGCAGCAAGGGCGTCTGCGACATCCCCGACGTGGGCGTCGTCGCGGGCGCAGGTAAGGAGCAGAGATCGCCACCGCCGCCACTTGACGCGACGATGGCGGCTGCTCAGGCAGGAGGAGGAGTGCCTAGCCCGCCGTTCTCTCCCAGGGCGGGCAACATGGACGCGCAGCTCCTCCgggccgccgccggcgccgccgtcgCCGGGAGGGCAGGGGGCAAGACGACGATGGGCGCGTGgatcaaggagcagaaggagaagaagcgcGCCGAGGCCCGGTCCCGCAACGCGCAGGCCTACGCGGCGACGTCCGTGGCCGGGGTCGCGGCGGCGGTGGCCGCGCTGGTGGCCGGCGCTGTGTTTTCGCCctcgcctcctcccccgcccgcGGCCCGGAGGAGCGACAGCGGGGCGAAGACGGCGGCGGCCATCGCTtcggcggcggcgctggtggcGTCGCACTGCGTGGAGATGGCGCAGGCGATGGGCGCGAGCCACGACCAGATCCTGGGGTCCATCCAGTCGGCCGTGAACGCGCAGGCGAGCGGCGACATCATGGCGCTGACCGCCGGCGCGGCGACGGCGCTGCGCGGGGCCGCCATGCTGCGCGCCAGGCTCCACAAGGAGATCCAGGCCACCGCCCTGCCCGGGGACGCCGGCAGGGCGTCGTCGGAGCGGGACATCTCGCCGCTCATCTTCGTGTCCAGAGGCGGCGAGCTGCTCAAGCGCACGAGGCAGGGTATACTCCATTGGAAGCTCGTCACGGCGTACATAGACCCCAACTTCCAG GTGGTCATCAAGATGAAGAGCGCGCACATGGCGGGAACGTTCATCAAGACCAAGAAGT GTGTTGTGGTGGACGTCCGGTCGGAGGTGGCGGCGTGGgcgggcagggagagggaggtggATGAGGGGGGCCGGCGGAGGGGCTACTTCGGGGTGAGGACGGAGGAGCGGGTGATCGAGTTCGAGTGCCGGAGCAGGCAGGAGCAGCACAAGTGGGTGCAGGGCATCACCGAGATGCTCAACCGCCGCGACAACATGAACCTCAACCTCAACACCACCCGCCTTGTAGATTAA